The DNA segment CTTCCGTAACTTTGAGATATAAAAGTATTTGTGATATATTGATCATGTTGGAAGCTAGGAAAAAGGTTGTAACATTtgacttttgttttattattgtgGTTTGTGGGTGTTGTCATTAGGAGGTAATGCTTGCAGGATATTGAAATAAATTCAATGCAATGACATGGTTCAAAAATCTCACACGTCGTCTTCATATTGTCCGATGACAACATCTTTCACATTAGAAATCTCAGTACCCGACTCTAAGAGATAACGGGAGCCAAAATGCAAAGATAGTTCCTGGATCATGTTTCAGTTGAACCAATAGTATCAGCCAGGATCTTTGTGGGCTGTTTTTCTCAATCAAAAGgcatacaaacaaaaacaatgttGTATGAATGAAAACTCAGACCGACCCTTTTTCAATTACAAAGGTAAAACGTTCCCAAACAGCTACTGACAAATCAACCAAGCCAACATAAAATAACCCACGAGACTTGTACGaggaacaaataaataatatagaaacAATGGTTGAATAACAACAAGACCACAAAGAACAAACAAATGCAGAATGGAGTTAGCAGATTTGCCCAAACCATGTAACATAATTTACTGAGTATGACCTTTTTCATTGATCAGCGTTAAGGGCTTTGGAGATCCATTCTGACACTGCGGCTTGAGTTTCTGAATCCATTTTTGGACGTAGAGACAATGGAGTCACAGAGACCTGTCATTACAAAAAGGGCAAGTATTTGGATTAGAATCAAGAACTTCACCAGAAAAATTCTATATCATGATGATCCGAAGGGTTGATTCAGAAAAGAGCATATATATGATCATGCCAACTTACAAAACCATCTTCTAGAGCCTTGATATCCAAATCTTCATCCGTATGTTCTTCATTTTTAGCCACAAACTGCACATAAACATAGTCAGGACTCAGGATCAAAGACTAAATATCCAAAAGGGTTTATGAAGAGAACGGAGTTCAAAATTTACAATACCTCTAGGCGGAAGTATTTCTTAACACGGCTCTCAGTTTTAGGAGCAACACCAACCGATTCAATCTCCACAATACTCTTCTTCTGCGTTGTAAAACGACGTGCCGCTCCCTGATATTGCCAGATATCTTAGTTCAGTATCTAGTTAACTAATCTTGGACCTGAACCAAAAACTAACATAGAAATAACAGAGCTGcggattaaaatatttgaatagtAAAGAGTTAACTCACAGCAGCTGAAGCATCTCTGCCAAGCTGGGCAAGCTGAGCTCCTAGGCTTTGTTGGTTGGACATGAAGTTCCCAGCACCAGGGTGACGGTTAGCTGAAACAGCTTGCCAACTATGACTCTGCCTCCACATGCTTTGTTTTGTCACCTTGAAACCCTATTCATATGTAAACGAAACATCAACCTCCCTAAACCATTGGCTAGTGAGACTCTAattatcaccaaaaaaaaaagaacatgctTGCATCAGTAACCTTGTTTGATGAGGGTGATGTTGGAATTTCTATGTTGAGAGAGCAGTCTTTAGGGAAAACTCCTTTCTCAATGTCTCTGATAGTTGCGTTAATCAGAGGTAAACAGACACCAACAGCCTCCTTAAATTCACTTTCTTTGCTTTCACCTTTCTTCCTATAAACAATCAGAAAAAGTAAATGGCCAACACGTCCACATATATAGCAGTATGCATTCCCAATTTCCCATGATTAAAACTCACCAGTTCAGTGATATTGACAAAGAGGGTACTCCAGAAACCAAAGCCTCCTTGGCTCCAGCTACTGCACCGGAGTAGAACCTGAAGGAGGATTCTCCCATCAGGAAAACACATAGCTCCATGGACAGACaaggaatatataaaaagacaaaaacaccTACATTTGATTACCACAGCTTGATCCCTGATTGATTCCACTAATCACCTGAAGAAAATAAG comes from the Brassica napus cultivar Da-Ae chromosome A7, Da-Ae, whole genome shotgun sequence genome and includes:
- the LOC106354244 gene encoding 5'-nucleotidase SurE-like isoform X1, with the protein product MTSKNNGLSAALVSNLQDVLSKRKGGSDASPSEEAPSTSVAAKEEIDEDSRPIVLVTNGDGIDSPGLLSLVEALVSEGLYNVHVCAPQTDKSVSSHSMTPGETIAASSVIIKGATAFEVSGTPVDCISLGLSGALFAWSKPILVSIFLIIIEMLWYYLVISAYFLQVISGINQGSSCGNQMFYSGAVAGAKEALVSGVPSLSISLNWKKGESKESEFKEAVGVCLPLINATIRDIEKGVFPKDCSLNIEIPTSPSSNKGFKVTKQSMWRQSHSWQAVSANRHPGAGNFMSNQQSLGAQLAQLGRDASAAGAARRFTTQKKSIVEIESVGVAPKTESRVKKYFRLEFVAKNEEHTDEDLDIKALEDGFVSVTPLSLRPKMDSETQAAVSEWISKALNADQ
- the LOC106354244 gene encoding 5'-nucleotidase SurE-like isoform X2; the encoded protein is MTSKNNGLSAALVSNLQDVLSKRKGGSDASPSEEAPSTSVAAKEEIDEDSRPIVLVTNGDGIDSPGLLSLVEALVSEGLYNVHVCAPQTDKSVSSHSMTPGETIAASSVIIKGATAFEVSGTPVDCISLGLSGALFAWSKPILVISGINQGSSCGNQMFYSGAVAGAKEALVSGVPSLSISLNWKKGESKESEFKEAVGVCLPLINATIRDIEKGVFPKDCSLNIEIPTSPSSNKGFKVTKQSMWRQSHSWQAVSANRHPGAGNFMSNQQSLGAQLAQLGRDASAAGAARRFTTQKKSIVEIESVGVAPKTESRVKKYFRLEFVAKNEEHTDEDLDIKALEDGFVSVTPLSLRPKMDSETQAAVSEWISKALNADQ